One genomic region from Spirosoma sp. KCTC 42546 encodes:
- a CDS encoding sterol desaturase family protein, translating to MIQITGSATFWLTALLFFGAIFGRYVLFSLAFWWLFKVSMKNQFAHRAVQTRPRKPGQDWREIRWSLLTSLIFTAIAMGVILAYQAGYTKIYVNFHAYPLLWYPVSIILVLFIHETYYYWLHRWMHRPGVYKWVHRTHHDSITTSPWTAFSFHPIESTLQAIVIPIMTFVLPLHISAVGIILLIMTLSSAVNHLNTEIYPKNFDNHWLGRWLIGATHHSLHHTQFRFNYGLYFTFWDKWMKTESPDFHRLFGEKTKNSISSEE from the coding sequence ATGATTCAGATTACTGGTTCTGCTACATTCTGGCTGACAGCTCTACTATTTTTCGGCGCTATTTTTGGGCGATACGTCCTTTTTTCGCTGGCATTCTGGTGGCTATTCAAGGTGTCGATGAAAAACCAGTTTGCCCACAGGGCCGTGCAAACACGCCCTCGAAAACCGGGTCAGGATTGGCGAGAGATTCGGTGGTCGCTGCTGACATCACTCATCTTTACGGCTATTGCCATGGGGGTCATTCTGGCTTATCAGGCAGGCTATACTAAAATCTATGTAAACTTTCATGCTTATCCACTGCTGTGGTATCCGGTCAGCATTATACTAGTTCTGTTTATCCACGAAACCTATTATTACTGGCTTCACCGTTGGATGCACAGACCGGGCGTGTATAAATGGGTTCACAGAACGCACCATGATAGTATTACAACGTCACCCTGGACCGCTTTCTCGTTTCACCCGATTGAGAGTACATTACAGGCCATTGTCATTCCGATAATGACATTTGTGTTGCCTCTGCATATTTCGGCAGTAGGGATTATTTTATTGATTATGACCCTGTCAAGCGCGGTCAACCACTTGAATACTGAAATCTACCCAAAAAACTTTGACAATCACTGGCTAGGACGCTGGCTAATCGGCGCGACGCACCATAGCCTGCACCACACCCAGTTTCGGTTCAACTATGGTTTATACTTCACTTTTTGGGATAAGTGGATGAAAACAGAAAGTCCGGATTTTCATCGACTATTTGGGGAGAAAACGAAAAATAGTATTAGTAGTGAGGAGTGA